One genomic segment of Ancylobacter sp. IITR112 includes these proteins:
- a CDS encoding YggT family protein, protein MYSLLWLFDTLITLYVWILIASAILSWLVVFNVVNAHNPIVRSIGEFLWRVTEPVLAPLRRVLPNLGGIDVSPVILIILLYFVRNLVFELVAGS, encoded by the coding sequence ATGTATTCGCTTCTCTGGCTGTTCGACACCCTGATCACGCTTTATGTCTGGATTCTCATCGCCTCGGCCATTCTGTCCTGGCTGGTGGTGTTCAACGTGGTCAACGCGCACAACCCCATCGTCCGCAGCATCGGCGAGTTCCTGTGGCGGGTGACCGAGCCGGTGCTGGCGCCGCTGCGCCGCGTGCTGCCCAATCTCGGCGGCATTGATGTCTCGCCGGTGATCCTGATCATCCTGCTCTATTTTGTCCGCAACCTCGTGTTCGAGCTCGTCGCCGGCTCGTGA
- a CDS encoding N-acetyltransferase family protein, with the protein MSTLLVETRRARLADAGDIADIHDTAWRVAYRGLIPGAELEKMIQRRGPAWWHTALRRGSRVIVLTFGDAVAGYANLGRNRARGLPFEGEIYELYLRPEYQGLGFGRRLFEDARKELASAGFDGMAVWALAANEPALGFYRAMGGLGVARSTETFGGKALEKLAFGWNA; encoded by the coding sequence ATGAGCACGCTTCTCGTCGAGACACGCCGGGCGCGCCTGGCCGATGCAGGCGACATTGCCGATATCCATGATACGGCATGGCGGGTGGCCTATCGCGGCCTCATCCCCGGCGCCGAACTGGAAAAGATGATCCAGCGGCGCGGCCCCGCCTGGTGGCACACCGCACTGAGGCGCGGTTCGCGCGTCATCGTGCTGACCTTCGGCGACGCGGTGGCCGGCTATGCCAATCTGGGCCGCAATCGTGCGCGCGGGCTGCCCTTCGAAGGTGAGATTTACGAGCTGTATCTGCGGCCGGAATATCAGGGGCTGGGCTTTGGTCGCCGGCTCTTCGAGGACGCGCGCAAGGAACTCGCCAGCGCCGGATTTGACGGGATGGCGGTGTGGGCGCTGGCGGCCAATGAGCCGGCGCTGGGATTCTACCGCGCCATGGGTGGTCTGGGCGTCGCCCGCTCGACCGAGACCTTCGGCGGCAAGGCTTTGGAGAAGCTGGCCTTCGGCTGGAACGCCTGA
- a CDS encoding DUF167 family protein — translation MSGSAGSTLPWTLTAEGVTVTVRATPRGGRDAIDGIVELGDGRRALKARVSVAAEDGKANAALAKLLAKAAGIAPSRVELVAGATGRTKSFRLSGDAGEIAARLVCLADEKAAGTT, via the coding sequence GTGAGCGGTTCGGCCGGTTCCACCCTTCCCTGGACACTGACGGCGGAGGGCGTGACCGTCACGGTCCGCGCCACCCCGCGCGGAGGGCGCGACGCCATTGACGGCATCGTCGAGCTGGGCGATGGGCGCCGCGCGCTGAAAGCGCGGGTCAGTGTCGCCGCCGAGGACGGCAAGGCCAATGCGGCACTAGCGAAGCTGCTGGCGAAAGCGGCCGGCATCGCGCCCTCTCGGGTGGAGTTGGTCGCCGGCGCGACCGGACGGACCAAGAGCTTCCGGCTGAGTGGCGATGCGGGGGAAATTGCCGCGCGTCTGGTATGCCTCGCGGATGAGAAAGCCGCCGGCACCACCTAG